Sequence from the Parvicella tangerina genome:
GAAGATAGTACTTATAAACATCCAGACTAGGATTATTCATTAGTGTTTTCCCAATAAACATTCCTAATGGTGTCATGGATGCAAATAACGACAATAAAAGAAAGAAATTAATCGGTTTAACACCAACCGAAAGAAGGAAAAGGCTCAACATTATCGTAACAGGTATCTTATGCATAAGGACGGCAGTAACGAACTTCGTTGTCAGCTTTGTTCCTTCCTTGCTCATATCCAAATGTTCGTGACCATGTCCTGAATGGTCATGATGATGGTGATGCTCGTGGGATTCTCCCCCATCTTCCTGATGAACTTGATGAGTGCTGGCTACATCCTGTTCTTCAACAGAGATGGGCATACCTTCTATAAAAGAATGTGCACAAAGTCCGAGCATAACACCAATTAGAATTGACTTATGATTTTTTGCGTGTGAATGATCATGTCCATGACCAACACCGTGAGTCATTTTTTCCAGAATGAGTTGCAGGATCAAGCCTATTAATAAAGTGAGCCCTAACCAATTTACTCCAGCGCCTGAGTTATAAATATCAGGTAAGATATGAACAAAGATCAACGAGGCTACGAGTGCAGCAGAAAATGTACTGAATAATCGGTGATTTGTTTTGATCTTATCCGAGAACAGGAAAGCTACTCCACCTGTTAACAGGACTACAACTATAAGTATTAAAATGGTCATAAAATGCAATAGGGTTGCAAATATAGGTTAAAAAGTAGTTAGGCCTTCTTTAATTGAGATACGTTCGTCTTACTTACTTAACGTATTTACTCACCATGCAAGATCTGGAAAATATATTTTGATTTCGAAATTATAACCCTCTTCTTATATTATTCATTAATTTCGCAGCCTTAATTCAATCTGAAAGCAAAACGAATGGACAAAAATTCGCTAATAGGTTTATTTTTAATTGGTGCGATCTTACTGACGTTCACCTTGATGAACAATGACGAAGAAGAATCAAAAGATGATAAAAAAGAATCAGTAGAAACAAAAGTAGATTCAAATAAATCTGCAACTGCTGATGTTGCTGTGCTAACCACTGCACAAAAAGACTCGATGATCATTGCTTCGATTCCTGATTCATTACAAAAAGACTCGGTGTACGTAACCAATTACATTGATTCAGTTCACAAAGTTGAGCAATTGACGTTACAAAATGAGTCTGAGAAAACCTTACAAAATAAGTTTGGAATCTTCGCTCCAGCGGGTAAAGAACAAGAAGAAACTTTTACTACTATTGAAAATGACAAACTCATTGTCAAATTTTCTTCCAAAGGAGGAACCATTGTTGATGTAAAGTTAAAAGAGTATCAGTCTTATGACGACTATAAGGAAAATCCTGACGAGATTTCTCCACTACAGCTGGTTAACGAGTCTAACTCCAAGTTTGGACTTAGTGTGATGACTCCAGAGACGATCATAAAAACTGACGAACTGAACTTTACTCCACAGCATACGGCTTCGCACGTTAAAGTTGGAGAGAATGACAGTGTTTCATTATCCTACAAGCTCCTATCCAATGATCCAAACAAGTATATTGAATTTAACTATGCCTTATACCCTGGGAAGTATGAAGTTGACTTTACGATCAACTATGTAGGACTCAACAACATAGACGACATGATGTATGATAAGTCGTTCATTTATTGGGGTATGAAGGGGCTATCCACAGAGAAACTTGCGGATGATGAGAGAAGGATCGCGACCTTAATGTACCGTTATTCTGGATTGAAAAGAGATTACCTGTCTGAAGGAAGTGACAGTGAAGAAGAATTGAATGAAGGAAAAGTAACTTGGGTAGCATTTAAACACAAGTTCTTCAGTTCTGCTATTATTTGCGAAGAAGGGTTTGAAGGAGGGAAAGTGAAACAAAAACAACTAGAAAGTGAAGATTTCACACTAGACTATTTTGCAAAATTAGACCTCCCTGCTAGTCCAACTGTTAAGACCAAACTATTCTTTGGACCTAATGAATACGAGACGTTGGCTGCTTATGACAACGGCATGGAAGAGATCATCAATCTTGGATGGGGAATTTTTGGATGGGTGAACAAATGGTTCATTCAACCCGTATTCAACCTACTAAGAAGTTGGGGGTTAGCCATGGGGTTAATCATACTGCTAGTGACTTTAGTGATCAAAACAGTAATCACCCCATTAACTTACAAGAACTACATTTCATCGGCTAAAATGAGGGTACTAAAGCCTGAAATTGATCGCATCAATGAAAAGTATCCCGGACAAGACCAAATGATGAAAAGGCAACAAGAAACGTCAGCACTCTACCGATCAAGTGGTGTGAACCCTATGGCAGGTTGTATTCCAATGCTGATTCAAATGCCAATTCTTTTAGCGGCATTTAGGTTCTTCCCTTCATCTATCCATCTAAGACAAACGAATTTCCTTTGGGCAGATGATTTATCCTCATACGATGCTATTCTTTCCTGGTCAGGAGACATCCCGTTTCTGACATGGGCGTACGGTAACCACATTAGTTTGTTTACGCTATTGATGGCCGCTTCTACGATGATTTATACCATTATGAACAGCGGAAATATGGCACAACCTTCTCAACCCGGAATGCCAAACATGAAGGTGATCATGTACATTTTTCCTGTATTAATGATCTTCTTCTTTAACAACTATTCTTCAGGCTTGAGCTACTATTACCTCTGTGGCAACTTGTTCAATATCGGAATTATGTACGCCATAAAGAACTACTTTATTGATGAAGAAAAGCTAAAAGCCAAGATCGAGGCAAATAAGAAAAAGCCTAAGAAGAAATCTAAGTTCATGCAGCGCTTGGAAGAGGTTCAAAAGCAACAGCAAATGCAACAAAAGAACCGCAAGTAGTTCTCTGCTACTTTATTAACAAATGGAGTTAATTTTTCATGTTGAAGAATTGGCACATCAATTAATTTATTATTTTGTGCGACTGACAATAATGTTGGCTTTTCTGAGTTGTCCTCAGAGAGGATTTTCTACATTAATCTAATTTAATCGAGATGGAAAAAGTTAAATACGAATTAGAGTTCATGGTGAACACAAGTACATCGATCCTATATAAATGCATGACTACCCCAAGTGGTCTTTCTGAATGGTTTGCAGACAATGTAAACGTAAAAGGTGATGATTATACTTTCTTTTGGGATGGCAGTGAAGAAACAGCTAAAATGATCAAGAAGAAAAAGGGAGAATCAGTAAGGTTTCAATGGGAAGATGACGAAGGAGAAGATTATTATTTCGAACTGTTGATCCGTGTTGACCCGATGACAAAACAGGTGGCCTTGATCGTAACTGATTTTGCGGAAGAAGATGAAATTGATGATGCTAAGCTCCTTTGGGAAAATGCAATCTCTAGTCTTCGGCAATCGATTGGTTGCTAAACCGCTAAACACGCTGAATGACAAAGTTAAGCTGGGTAGTTCTTAAATCCTTTATAGGACCGTTCATCCTTAACTTCACCGTATGGATGATTCTTCTGGATATGCAGTCTTTGTGGCTGTATATTGACGACCTTATGGGCAAAGGTCTGGAATGGACTGTCATCATGGAGTTGATGTTTTATTTCTCTGCCAATTGGGTACCCATGGCTCTTCCTTTATCCATCCTTCTGGCCTCAATTATGACATTGGGAAGGCTGGGTGAAAATAATGAGTTAGTGGCCATGAAAGCCGCGGGCATGTCGCTTTTCAAAATCATGAAGCCACTAGCCCTGTTGATGATACTTGTTGCTGTTGGAGCGTTTTATTTTACCAACAACCTTTGGCCGAGAGCTAACTTCAAATTAAGGGTGCTAATTACGGACATTCAGAATACAAAAGCTGGTATCATTTTTAAAGATGGCATCTTCTATGACGATATTGAAGGTTATAATATTCGAGTAGGCAGCAAGAGTGAAGATGGGGGTACGTTGTATGACATTCTCATCTATGATTACACAGGGTTGAAAGCGAACCCCGGCAACGCAAAAGACCCTCGTGACCTCAAACGTGTGATCAGTGCAAAAAGTGGCACCATCTTACAAAATAAAAAACAGAACATTCTTGAACTAAATCTTCAAACAGGATTCATTTTTCAGGAAATGAGCAAAAATGAGATCAAGAATAGTAAAATGCCCTATAGCAGGTACTACTTTGATCACGCTTCCTTGACTATTCAACTTGAGTCATTTGATTTTGAACGATCAGATGAAGATCAATATGAGAAAGAGGAGTACCTCATGACGCTCAAGCAAATCAACCAAAAATTAGACTCTACCGACCTTAATTTGCAGATTAAACAGAAGACCTGGTTTGACTTTTATAAAAATAGTTTTAATGTGACAAGAGGCAAAGGAGATACTAATCTTATTGCTCTCGGAGATATTCCACCCTCTTTTGGCTACTATGACTATTTATCTGATGGCGACAAGAAACTTAATCTTGGAGATGCCATTGATAAACTAGAAAGTAAAAAGCAGAATACCGACAAGTTTATCCAGATCAAAAGAATTATGGATGAATATAAACTAAACCTTATTGTCAAAAGACATGAAAAGTTTACCCTTAGCTATGCTGTAATCATGCTTTTCTTTCTTGGCGCATCACTTGGAGCCGTCATAAAAAAAGGTGGTTTCGGTGTTCCTGTTCTTATAGCCGTTGGATTGTTTCTTGTTTATTTTCTACTGACAAGAGGCGGTCAAGAAATGGCCACAGCAGGTACGCTTAGTCCTTTTTTAGGCATGTGGCTGTCTGCTATTATCCTTACTCCAATTACTTTGTGGATATTTTTCAAGGCCAACAAGGACTCTAAAATTTTTGATTTTGACTTCTATACCAAGTTGTTCAAGCGAAAAAAATAACTTTGCAAAGCAAAAATCTTCTTTTTCAATGAGAGTACTTCAACTATGCTTAAAACCGCCACAACCTGCAAAAGATGGAGGCTGCATAGCAATCAATAATATTTCTAGAGGCTTAATCAACTTAGGAGCTGAATTGAAAATTCTCACATTGAGTACACATAAGCACCCCTTTAGACTTGAAGCTTTTGATGAAGAGTTTGTTAATCAGTCTGGTATTGAAGGTGTTTTTATTGACACGAAAGTGAATGTTGTCGATGCATTCTCAAGTCTGGTCACTTCCGACTCTTATAATATCTCGCGTTTTTTCTCAACTGATTTTGATATTTTGCTTAGAAAGACGCTGGAGAATGATGAGTTTGACATCGTTCACTTGGAAAGTCTTTTCATGACCACATACATTCATACGATTAGGAGATTTTCAAAGGCAAAGATTGTACTGAGGTCACATAACCTCGAATACATGATCTG
This genomic interval carries:
- a CDS encoding ZIP family metal transporter; translation: MTILILIVVVLLTGGVAFLFSDKIKTNHRLFSTFSAALVASLIFVHILPDIYNSGAGVNWLGLTLLIGLILQLILEKMTHGVGHGHDHSHAKNHKSILIGVMLGLCAHSFIEGMPISVEEQDVASTHQVHQEDGGESHEHHHHHDHSGHGHEHLDMSKEGTKLTTKFVTAVLMHKIPVTIMLSLFLLSVGVKPINFFLLLSLFASMTPLGMFIGKTLMNNPSLDVYKYYLLALSTGMLLHIITSILFEHGHSRKETNLHILLIIIGAGIGVLLF
- the yidC gene encoding membrane protein insertase YidC, with translation MDKNSLIGLFLIGAILLTFTLMNNDEEESKDDKKESVETKVDSNKSATADVAVLTTAQKDSMIIASIPDSLQKDSVYVTNYIDSVHKVEQLTLQNESEKTLQNKFGIFAPAGKEQEETFTTIENDKLIVKFSSKGGTIVDVKLKEYQSYDDYKENPDEISPLQLVNESNSKFGLSVMTPETIIKTDELNFTPQHTASHVKVGENDSVSLSYKLLSNDPNKYIEFNYALYPGKYEVDFTINYVGLNNIDDMMYDKSFIYWGMKGLSTEKLADDERRIATLMYRYSGLKRDYLSEGSDSEEELNEGKVTWVAFKHKFFSSAIICEEGFEGGKVKQKQLESEDFTLDYFAKLDLPASPTVKTKLFFGPNEYETLAAYDNGMEEIINLGWGIFGWVNKWFIQPVFNLLRSWGLAMGLIILLVTLVIKTVITPLTYKNYISSAKMRVLKPEIDRINEKYPGQDQMMKRQQETSALYRSSGVNPMAGCIPMLIQMPILLAAFRFFPSSIHLRQTNFLWADDLSSYDAILSWSGDIPFLTWAYGNHISLFTLLMAASTMIYTIMNSGNMAQPSQPGMPNMKVIMYIFPVLMIFFFNNYSSGLSYYYLCGNLFNIGIMYAIKNYFIDEEKLKAKIEANKKKPKKKSKFMQRLEEVQKQQQMQQKNRK
- a CDS encoding START-like domain-containing protein, translated to MEKVKYELEFMVNTSTSILYKCMTTPSGLSEWFADNVNVKGDDYTFFWDGSEETAKMIKKKKGESVRFQWEDDEGEDYYFELLIRVDPMTKQVALIVTDFAEEDEIDDAKLLWENAISSLRQSIGC
- a CDS encoding LptF/LptG family permease; amino-acid sequence: MTKLSWVVLKSFIGPFILNFTVWMILLDMQSLWLYIDDLMGKGLEWTVIMELMFYFSANWVPMALPLSILLASIMTLGRLGENNELVAMKAAGMSLFKIMKPLALLMILVAVGAFYFTNNLWPRANFKLRVLITDIQNTKAGIIFKDGIFYDDIEGYNIRVGSKSEDGGTLYDILIYDYTGLKANPGNAKDPRDLKRVISAKSGTILQNKKQNILELNLQTGFIFQEMSKNEIKNSKMPYSRYYFDHASLTIQLESFDFERSDEDQYEKEEYLMTLKQINQKLDSTDLNLQIKQKTWFDFYKNSFNVTRGKGDTNLIALGDIPPSFGYYDYLSDGDKKLNLGDAIDKLESKKQNTDKFIQIKRIMDEYKLNLIVKRHEKFTLSYAVIMLFFLGASLGAVIKKGGFGVPVLIAVGLFLVYFLLTRGGQEMATAGTLSPFLGMWLSAIILTPITLWIFFKANKDSKIFDFDFYTKLFKRKK